Proteins encoded together in one Hevea brasiliensis isolate MT/VB/25A 57/8 chromosome 16, ASM3005281v1, whole genome shotgun sequence window:
- the LOC131168715 gene encoding 21 kDa protein-like, translated as MANYVLSLLLLSFALYTAGMAGSASSPTDFIKSSCKATRYPDLCVQCLSVYARAIQKNEHHLALSALSVSLSRARSAAAFVTKLTKVRGIKPREYQAVKDCIENMGDSVDRLSQSIRELGHMGRAVGQDFVWHMSNVQTWVSAALTDESTCLDGFAGRPMDGNVKVAIKRRVTNVAEVTSNALALVNHFGSRHLTSASGEKP; from the coding sequence ATGGCAAATTATGTCCTTTCCCTACTACTTCTCTCCTTTGCCCTGTACACGGCTGGCATGGCAGGTTCTGCCTCAAGCCCCACGGACTTCATTAAGTCCTCATGCAAGGCCACTCGGTATCCTGACTTGTGTGTCCAATGTCTCTCGGTGTATGCTCGTGCAATTCAAAAAAATGAGCACCATCTAGCTCTAAGTGCCTTGTCAGTGAGTCTATCCAGGGCCAGATCAGCTGCTGCTTTTGTAACCAAGCTAACTAAAGTAAGGGGGATAAAACCTAGAGAGTATCAAGCTGTGAAagattgcatagaaaatatgggTGATAGTGTGGATCGACTTAGTCAGTCAATCAGGGAGCTTGGTCATATGGGGCGAGCTGTTGGTCAAGACTTCGTGTGGCATATGAGCAATGTGCAGACTTGGGTTAGTGCTGCACTAACTGATGAAAGCACTTGCCTTGATGGGTTTGCTGGCCGTCCCATGGATGGAAATGTGAAGGTTGCCATCAAGCGCAGGGTTACCAATGTTGCTGAAGTCACTAGCAATGCACTTGCATTGGTTAATCACTTTGGGTCTAGACACCTCACGTCTGCATCTGGTGAAAAGCCTTAG
- the LOC110631863 gene encoding non-specific lipid transfer protein GPI-anchored 7 isoform X1, which translates to MSPVVMMVAVLLVSISTTTTQAQNIASCAQKLIPCGEYLNTTTTPPETCCGSIREAIKNDLSCLCNLYNTPGLLQSINVNVSQAIALTKRCGVNADLTACNKAESPTAPNAAVPPPPGKILLLWLEKNALSRINFILFHLFLDPKSICKLKGCKDVQDDACLACSCPWLLAAFGATFFLTFIIDGQQTHF; encoded by the exons ATGTCCCCGGTAGTCATGATGGTGGCCGTCCTCCTTGTGAGCATCAGCACAACCACAACACAAGCGCAGAACATCGCATCTTGTGCCCAGAAGCTAATCCCATGCGGCGAGTACCTCAACACCACAACCACCCCTCCAGAGACCTGCTGTGGCTCCATCAGAGAAGCCATCAAAAACGATCTTTCCTGCCTTTGCAACCTCTACAACACTCCTGGTTTGCTTCAAAGCATTAACGTCAATGTCAGTCAGGCCATCGCGCTCACCAAGCGATGCGGTGTTAACGCTGATCTCACTGCTTGCAACAAAG CTGAGTCGCCTACCGCCCCGAATGCTGCCGTTCCACCGCCCCCTGGTAAAATTTTGCTCCTATGGCTTGAAAAGAACGCTCTTTCTCGAATCAATTTCATTTTGTTCCATTTGTTTTTGGATCCTAAAAGCATTTGTAAACTGAAG GGTTGTAAAGATGTTCAGGATGATGCCTGCCTGGCGTGCTCCTGTCCTTGGCTCCTTGCTGCTTTCGGTGCCACATTTTTTTTGACTTTCATAATAGATGGCCAACAAACACATTTTTAA
- the LOC110631863 gene encoding non-specific lipid transfer protein GPI-anchored 7 isoform X2 — translation MSPVVMMVAVLLVSISTTTTQAQNIASCAQKLIPCGEYLNTTTTPPETCCGSIREAIKNDLSCLCNLYNTPGLLQSINVNVSQAIALTKRCGVNADLTACNKAESPTAPNAAVPPPPGVPGNDGSRMAWTGFSGLLLLWASSLFY, via the exons ATGTCCCCGGTAGTCATGATGGTGGCCGTCCTCCTTGTGAGCATCAGCACAACCACAACACAAGCGCAGAACATCGCATCTTGTGCCCAGAAGCTAATCCCATGCGGCGAGTACCTCAACACCACAACCACCCCTCCAGAGACCTGCTGTGGCTCCATCAGAGAAGCCATCAAAAACGATCTTTCCTGCCTTTGCAACCTCTACAACACTCCTGGTTTGCTTCAAAGCATTAACGTCAATGTCAGTCAGGCCATCGCGCTCACCAAGCGATGCGGTGTTAACGCTGATCTCACTGCTTGCAACAAAG CTGAGTCGCCTACCGCCCCGAATGCTGCCGTTCCACCGCCCCCTG GAGTGCCGGGAAATGATGGCAGCAGAATGGCGTGGACAGGATTTTCCGGCTTGCTTTTATTATGGGcttcttctttattttattag
- the LOC110631853 gene encoding FAM10 family protein At4g22670, with protein sequence MDAAKLKELKLFIEQCKSNPSILSDPSLSFFRDYLESLGAKLPTSGYNHADSKSRSYVVEESDEEMEDKEHPQGEPQEEEEEEDEIIESDIELEGETVEPDNDLPQKMGDPSVEVTEEKREASQEAKAKAMEAISEGKLPEAIDHLSEAISLNPTSAIMYATRATVYIKMKKPNAAIQDANAALEINPDSAKGYKSRGMARAMLGQWEEAANDLHLASKLDYDEEISAVLKKVEPNAHRIEEHRRKYERLHKEREDRKIERERQRRRAKAQAEYEKAKKQEQSSSSRKPGGMPGGFPDGMPGGMPGGFPGGVPGGMPGGFPGGMPGGMPGGFPGGMPGGMPGGFPGAMPGGMPGNVDYSKILNDPELMAAFSDPEVMAALQDVMKNPANLAKHQANPKVAPVIAKMMSKFAGPR encoded by the exons ATGGACGCAGCTAAACTCAAAGAACTGAAGCTTTTCATCGAACAATGCAAATCCAATCCCTCCATTCTCAGCGATCCTTCCCTCTCTTTCTTCCGCGACTACCTCGAGAG TCTCGGTGCTAAGCTCCCTACCTCTGGTTACAACCACGCCGACTCCAAATCG AGGAGCTATGTCGTGGAAGAGAGCGACGAGGAAATGGAGGATAAGGAACATCCACAAGGAGAGCctcaagaggaagaagaagaggaggacgAGATAATCGAATCGGACATTGAGCTCGAGGGAGAGACTGTGGAGCCTGATAATGATCTTCCTCAGAAG ATGGGTGACCCGTCTGTAGAAGTCACAGAGGAGAAACGAGAGGCTTCGCAAGAGGCAAAGGCCAAAGCTATGGAGGCTATCTCTGAAG GTAAATTGCCAGAAGCTATTGACCATTTATCAGAAGCTATTTCCCTCAATCCGACTTCGGCAATCATGTATGCGACCAGAG CTACTGTTTACATCAAAATGAAGAAACCCAATGCTGCCATCCAGGATGCCAATGCAGCCCTTGAG ATTAACCCAGATTCAGCTAAGGGTTACAAGTCTCGTGGCATGGCACGAGCAATGCTTGGTCAGTGGGAAGAAGCAGCCAATGATCTTCACCTGGCGTcaaagttagattatgatgaggAAATAAGTGCTGTACTCAAgaag GTTGAACCCAATGCACACAGGATCGAGGAGCATCGTAGGAAGTATGAAAGGCTGCACAAAGAGAGAGAGGATAGAAAGATTGAGCGTGAGAGACAACGTCGACGTGCTAAAGCACAG gctgagtatgagaaggcaAAGAAGCAAGAGCAATCATCTTCCAGCAGAAAACCTGGTGGTATGCCTGGTGGGTTTCCAGATGGAATGCCAGGAGGGATGCCTGGTGGGTTTCCAGGTGGAGTGCCAGGAGGAATGCCTGGTGGTTTTCCTGGTGGAATGCCAGGAGGCATGCCTGGTGGTTTTCCTGGTGGAATGCCAGGAGGAATGCCTGGAGGTTTCCCAGGTGCCATGCCAGGAGGGATGCCAGGAAATGTTGATTACAGTAAAATCTTGAAC GACCCAGAACTGATGGCTGCATTTAGTGATCCTGAAGTAATGGCTGCCCTTCAAGATG TAATGAAGAACCCAGCTAATCTTGCTAAGCACCAAGCAAATCCCAAGGTAGCTCCTGTAATTGCAAAGATGATGAGCAAATTTGCCGGCCCAAGGTGA